One Misgurnus anguillicaudatus chromosome 22, ASM2758022v2, whole genome shotgun sequence DNA segment encodes these proteins:
- the LOC129440406 gene encoding uncharacterized protein: protein MNSKRNGENGSGRINQASVPTPANSSPASASHRKQTIINKGDKTECMRDKNMSISTLRTRLGPTIRSTLSAAVDTLLGEIVAVLSETQRELLTKEQENEKLKIRLEVSERELKTLQECLCSAQKLIDQLQGPFGNPPMTGHHAYTTGGPLNSSRLTHRTGHEADPRCFAGGEPELSGALGDAIHGFDSREEFKTCHLSIQADGTVTNSFYDPISVHSSNICSDMNRTGEMVDDSRRLSHTRPPNTSSHTTFSIKEEQGPASVQMCVRARDTPTETEHSAQSSCDLVFPHVPEEEGGSHSHSHPSKPTPPPPSRPHNGPSSSNSSPQGTSGLRSAQRDAAGLGMSSRRSPGVDGSSPEEPARRSISELMGEVPGERPHLCLECGKTFRLISSLKKHLRIHTGEKPYPCTVCGRRFRESGALKTHLRIHTGEKPYSCSECGTQFRHLDGLRKHRRTHTGEKPYVCGVCGKRLSRLQHLKHHQRIHTGERPCCCPLCHRGFKDPASLRKHLRAHQGEPGADEALGMVGLEEGDAAMDDEDMRFGMWGEEEGGNEGEPVVDCV, encoded by the exons ATGAACTCGAAGCGCAACGGTGAAAACGGGTCTGGCAGAATCAACCAAGCATCGGTACCGACACCAGCAAACAGCTCACCAGCAAGTGCTTCCCACCGTAAGCAAACTATAATAAACAAAGGAGACAAAACTGAGTGCATGCGGGACAAAAACATGTCCATCTCCACACTCCGAACCCGCCTCGGTCCGACCATCCGGTCCACTCTGTCCGCAGCCGTGGACACCCTGCTGGGAGAGATCGTGGCCGTGCTGTCCGAAACCCAGCGGGAGCTGTTGACCAAAGAGCAGGAAAACGAAAAACTTAAGATTCGACTCGAAGTTTCAGAGAGAGAACTCAAAACGTTACAAGAGTGTCTTTGTAGCGCCCAGAAATTGATTGACCAACTTCAAGGTCCCTTTGGTAACCCGCCCATGACGGGCCATCACGCATACACCACAGGGGGACCGTTAAACTCGAGCCGGTTGACTCACCGGACTGGACACGAGGCGGATCCGCGCTGTTTTGCTGGAGGTGAACCGGAGTTGAGTGGAGCTCTGGGTGATGCCATACATGGTTTTGACTCCAGGGAGGAGTTCAAGACCTGCCACCTCTCCATTCAGGCAGATGGGACGGTGACGAACAGTTTTTATGACCCCATATCCGTCCATTCATCTAATATCTGTTCAGACATGAACCGAACTG GTGAGATGGTGGATGACAGCAGGCGTCTGTCACACACTAGACCCCCAAACACCTCCTCGCACACTACGTTCTCTATTAAAGAAGAACAGGGTCCTGCATCTGTGCAGATGTGTGTGCGAGCAAGAGATACCCCAACTGAAACTGAGCACTCCGCACAGAGTTCATGTGATCTGGTGTTCCCCCATGTACCCGAGGAAGAAGGAGGTTCCCATTCGCATAGCCATCCTTCCAAACCTACACCACCTCCTCCGTCCAGACCTCACAATGGACCTTCTTCCAGTAATTCATCTCCGCAGGGGACCTCTGGGCTTAGATCCGCTCAGAGAGATGCTGCCGGTTTGGGTATGTCATCCAGGAGGAGTCCCGGGGTGGACGGTTCATCTCCGGAGGAGCCCGCGCGGCGTTCCATCTCTGAGCTGATGGGGGAAGTGCCTGGGGAGCGGCCTCATCTGTGTTTGGAGTGCGGAAAGACGTTCCGTCTCATCTCCAGCCTGAAAAAGCATCTGAGGATCCACACGGGGGAGAAACCGTACCCGTGCACTGTGTGTGGGCGGCGTTTCCGTGAGTCAGGGGCCCTTAAGACCCACCTCCGCATCCACACTGGTGAAAAACCGTATTCCTGCTCTGAGTGTGGGACACAGTTTCGGCATCTAGACGGCCTGCGAAAGCACCGGCGCACGCACACCGGCGAAAAACCTTATGTGTGCGGTGTATGCGGGAAGCGTCTTAGCCGCCTGCAGCATTTGAAACACCACCAGCGCATACACACGGGAGAGCGGCCGTGTTGCTGCCCGCTCTGCCATCGTGGATTTAAAGATCCAGCCAGCTTGAGAAAACACCTCCGTGCCCATCAAGGGGAGCCCGGAGCAGATGAAGCCCTGGGCATGGTCGGCCTCGAAGAGGGGGATGCAGCTATGGATGATGAGGATATGAGATTTGGGATGTGGGGGGAGGAGGAAGGAGGGAATGAGGGAGAGCCTGTGGTGGACTGTGTGTAG